The region CGGCCCCTTCCAGCCCCATGTCGAGGGCTGCTTTCTGGAAGCAATCCCCGAGCGCCGGCTGGTCTTCACCACGCAATTGGCCGAGGGCTGGCGGCCGATAGAACCCTGGCTGGCGCTGACGGCGATCCTCGATTTCACGCCCGAAGATGGCGGCACCCGCTATGCCGCCCGGGTGCTGCATCGCAGTGCCAATGAGGCGCAGAAGCATGACGAGATGGGCTTTGAACCCGGTTGGGGCGCGGCGCTGGATCAGCTGGCCGCCACGGTCGGATCGCTGGGGTAGAGCCGCTGCTGCGGTTGTAATTGGTTTGATGGAGTTGTGACCCATGATCTTCGTTCTTTTGCATGTGCTGATCGTCATTGCCGTGGGCCTGCGCATCCTGTTGCGCCAGAACCGCCAGCCCGATTCCCGCGCCGCCTGGCTGCTGGTCGTGATCGCCCTGCCCTATATCGGCGCCATCGCCTACGTGCTCTTGGGTGAGACCGATATCGGCCACAAGCGGGTCGCGCGGATGCAGAAGGTGATGGCCGGCCTGCCCCGCCCGGACGCCGCGCCGGGCTGGGACGCGCCCGGGAACGCCGCCGCGATCCCCGAGCTTTACCGCCCGCTGTTTGCCGTCGGCCGCTCGATCAGCGGCTATGCCCCGGTCGGCGGCAACAGCGCCCGGCTGATGGCCAATTCCGATGCCGCCATCGACGAAATGGTCGCCGATATCGACGCGGCCCAGGATCATGTGCACCTGCTCTTTTACATCTGGCTGACCGACCACAACGGCACCAAGATGGTCGAGGCGATGAAGCGCGCGGCGGCGCGCGGCGTGACCTGCCGAGCGATGGTCGATGCCATCGGCTCGCGCGACATGACCCGCAGCCCGGACTGGGCGGCGATGACGGCGGCGGGGGTTCACACGGCCATCGCGCTGAAGACCGGCAACCCGCTTCTACCCTTCCTCACCGGGCGGATCGACCTCCGCAACCACCGCAAGATCGTCGTCATCGACAATCGCATCACCTATTGCGGCAGCCAGAACTGCGCCGATCCGGCCTTCCTGCCCAAGGCAAAATTCGGCCCCTGGGTCGATGCGGTCATGCGCTTCGAGGGCCCGATCGTG is a window of Paracoccus zhejiangensis DNA encoding:
- a CDS encoding SRPBCC domain-containing protein, producing the protein MTDATAELTISRLIPAPPSLVWRAWSDPAILARWWIPAPYACRVVKLDLRPGGGLETLMREGDGPFQPHVEGCFLEAIPERRLVFTTQLAEGWRPIEPWLALTAILDFTPEDGGTRYAARVLHRSANEAQKHDEMGFEPGWGAALDQLAATVGSLG
- the cls gene encoding cardiolipin synthase translates to MIFVLLHVLIVIAVGLRILLRQNRQPDSRAAWLLVVIALPYIGAIAYVLLGETDIGHKRVARMQKVMAGLPRPDAAPGWDAPGNAAAIPELYRPLFAVGRSISGYAPVGGNSARLMANSDAAIDEMVADIDAAQDHVHLLFYIWLTDHNGTKMVEAMKRAAARGVTCRAMVDAIGSRDMTRSPDWAAMTAAGVHTAIALKTGNPLLPFLTGRIDLRNHRKIVVIDNRITYCGSQNCADPAFLPKAKFGPWVDAVMRFEGPIVRQNQHLFCSDWMVNVSEDLSALLRQPMPPAHAGFTAQAVGTGPTVRHSAMPEMFENLMYAARRELFVTTPYYVPDRAIQAGLCAAANRGVDTTIIFPARNDDFAVGAASRSYYEDLLTAGVKVWEFRPGLLHTKSMTLDGEITLIGSANMDRRSFDLNYENNILLADPATTAAMRARQQDYLGQSREVTLAEVENWGMGRRLWNNTLAIAGPVL